The Toxorhynchites rutilus septentrionalis strain SRP chromosome 3, ASM2978413v1, whole genome shotgun sequence genome includes a region encoding these proteins:
- the LOC129776816 gene encoding probable 39S ribosomal protein L49, mitochondrial: protein MLARALSQSFPGNSLFQQFACKNLLQNVTVLNIKCTRDSSFRSSEPVGDLNQYQNAEVVKNPPEWKYIERLISPRVIPKPLSKATYPSGWKPPKPDVDLKYFVPRTKNYMLPVYLRRTFRGQRIVTALRRVDGDIWQLEAELRYLIEKKLQKQIVTRVNEMNGLIEFKGDYVTIIKDYLHDKGL from the exons ATGCTCGCTCGTGCATTATCTCAAAGTTTTCCGGGAAATTCGCTTTTCCAACAATTTGCATGCAAAAATCTATTGCAAAACGTAACC GTGCTGAACATCAAATGCACTCGTGATTCTTCCTTCCGCTCTTCCGAGCCAGTGGGTGACTTGAACCAGTATCAGAATGCCGAAGTCGTAAAGAACCCACCAGAATGGAAATACATAGAGCGTCTAATATCGCCCCGTGTCATCCCGAAACCATTGTCGAAGGCAACATACCCCTCGGGCTGGAAGCCACCAAAACCTGATGTCGATCTTAAATACTTCGTTCCTCGAACCAAAAACTACATGCTACCGGTTTATTTGAGGCGCACATTTCGCGGACAGCGCATCGTAACTGCTTTGAGAAGAGTTGACGGTGATATCTGGCAACTGGAAGCTGAATTGAGGTACTTGATTGAGAAGAAACTCCAAAAACAGATCGTGACCCGAGTGAACGAAATGAATGGCCTTATCGAGTTCAAAGGTGACTATGTTACGATTATTAAAGATTATTTACATGACAAAGGATTATAG
- the LOC129776815 gene encoding breast cancer metastasis-suppressor 1-like protein, producing MSPVKNDGESDADGDMSGGESDHSASSRAPDHDSSAEEADEPDSDDSSEMSEEECERRRSDCLDNLTNLEKQFMILKEQLYKEKINQIDQQLQEVRGGRSQEYLAPLQRLADNMNTRKEVAEILKNFRMENIRHKFEAELQAARQHFESEKQLAMDVIYEELMEKIRRLEEDRHNVDISWADWGTNTRTSKVRGPGRKKAVTVSGPYIVYMLREEDILEDWTSIRKALKRSTAAAT from the exons ATGTCCCCAGTGAAAAACGATGGAGAAAGTGATGCCGATGGGGATATGTCGGGAGGAGAATCCGACCATTCCGCTTCCAGCCGAGCTCCAGACCATGACTCGAGTGCGGAAGAAGCGGACGAACCGGATTCGGACGATTCGTCGGAGATGAGCGAGGAAGAATGCGAACGAAGACGATCCGACTGTCTTGACAATCTTA CAAATCTAGAAAAGCAATTTATGATCCTTAAGGAACAGTTGTACAAAGAGAAAATAAACCAGATTGACCAACAGCTACAAGAGGTTCGCGGTGGGCGGTCACAGGAGTATCTAGCCCCTCTGCAGCGGCTGGCCGACAATATGAACACTCGGAAAGAAGTGGCTGAGATCCTTAAAAATTTCCGAATGGAAAACATCCGCCACAAATTCGAAGCGGAACTACAGGCAGCTCGACAGCATTTTGAg AGTGAGAAGCAACTGGCCATGGATGTCATTTATGAGGAGCTGATGGAGAAGATTCGAAGGCTTGAGGAGGATCGTCATAATGTGGACATCTCATGGGCAGATTGGGGAACCAATACGAGAACCTCAAAAGTACGAGGACCTGGACGGAAAAAGGCTGTCACTGTGTCTGGGCCATACATCGTATATATGCTTCGTGAGGAAGATATTCTTGAAGATTGGACATCGATAAGAAAGGCACTGAAAAGGTCAACGGCGGCAGCTACCTGA